The Oryzias latipes chromosome 1, ASM223467v1 genome contains a region encoding:
- the LOC101161214 gene encoding metal transporter CNNM1 — protein sequence MAAEDAAARYRPGAFRIGAAPPARRLLLLCVCACWLLPAPALCLLGFRPEETGAELSVEDGVLKATEGSRFMLRVYYSTSPQRLNRSAGSRANNAAPWIAFIEEPSPGREGQVHPKRNMCTDKNARTSDIEVLGSFKSSSSQNSVLVELMAKELRRGEKVKFYSMCAFDGSKWEHYRTRDFWVAVSERSAVPELWLQVVVSVLLLGLSALFSGLNLSLLALDPVELQVLQNSGTDTEQNHARKIESVRRHGNYVLCTLLLGTAIINASLAVWMCQILGMTWISTLICASGIFFIGEILPHSVASRHGLAIASKTIWVTRLLMVLSFPISYPISKLLDLILNQEISNFYTREKLLEMLRVSDPYHDLVKEELNIIQGALELRTKTVEDVLTPLTDCFMLASDEVLDFNTMSDIMQSGYTRIPVYENERSNIVDILFVKDLAFVDPDDCTPLKTITQFYRHPLHCVFNDTKLDAMLEEFKKGKSHLAIVQRVNNEGEGDPFYEVLGIITLEDVIEEIIKSEILDETDLYTDNRTKRRVSHHERKQQDFSIFKLSENEMKVKISPQLLLATHRFLSTEVEPFKPAHISEKILLRLIKHPSVVQELKFDEKNKRAPQHFLFQRNKPVDYFTLVLQGRVEVEFGKEALKFENGAFSYFGVPVLMPSVNWSPSRSSGLDRSESMLHGGSMGQLNGGVNVYLPDYSVRQLTHLQIIKITRSHYQNALTATRMDTSPQTPDADARLAEDGALEPPATDRAATLMPPGHATLMPPPRDHCRPSSARTRGQQSSVPHSMSFLNEKNRIVRSKSDGQKSLSDSVFLRMDEIPYIREDRCEADPHADMASVPMETDTSPFISSLSLSSSEDTLGKKLLLKLSHKKRKKSHDGEKTPEDISEQPLVKT from the exons ATGGCTGCGGAGGATGCAGCCGCTCGGTACCGGCCCGGCGCGTTTCGCATCGGCGCTGCGCCCCCCGCGCGccgcctgctgctgctctgcgtcTGCGCCTGCTGGCTGCTTCCCGCCCCGGCACTCTGCCTGCTCGGCTTTCGGCCGGAGGAGACCGGGGCGGAGCTGTCCGTGGAGGACGGGGTGCTGAAAGCCACCGAGGGGAGCCGCTTCATGCTGCGGGTGTACTACTCCACCTCCCCGCAGAGGCTCAACCGCAGCGCGGGGTCCCGCGCCAACAACGCCGCGCCCTGGATCGCCTTCATCGAGGAGCCGAGTCCCGGGAGGGAGGGACAGGTCCACCCCAAGCGGAACATGTGCACGGACAAGAACGCCAGGACGTCCGACATCGAGGTTCTGGGTTCCTTCAAGTCCTCTTCCAGCCAGAACTCGGTTCTGGTCGAGCTGATGGCCAAAGAGCTGCGGAGGGGGGAGAAGGTCAAGTTCTACTCCATGTGCGCCTTCGACGGATCCAAGTGGGAACACTACCGGACCCGGGACTTCTGGGTGGCGGTATCGGAGCGCTCCGCCGTCCCGGAGCTCTGGCTGCAGGTTGTGGTCTCGGTTCTTCTGCTCGGACTGTCGGCTCTGTTCAGCGGGCTCAACCTAAGCCTCCTGGCTCTGGACCCGGTGGAGCTGCAGGTCCTCCAGAACAGCGGCACCGACACGGAGCAGAACCATGCGCGCAAGATCGAGTCCGTGCGTCGGCACGGGAACTACGTCCTGTGCACGCTGCTGCTGGGCACCGCCATCATCAACGCCTCGCTGGCCGTGTGGATGTGTCAGATCCTCGGCATGACGTGGATCTCCACGCTCATCTGCGCCTCCGGCATCTTCTTCATCGGTGAGATCCTTCCGCACTCCGTGGCCTCGCGCCACGGTTTGGCCATCGCGTCCAAAACCATCTGGGTGACGCGGCTGCTGATGGTGCTCTCCTTCCCCATCTCCTACCCCATCAGCAAACTTCTGGACCTCATCCTCAACCAGGAGATCTCCAACTTTTACACCAGAGAGAAGCTCCTGGAGATGCTGCGCGTCTCGGACCCGTACCACGACCTGGTCAAGGAGGAGCTGAACATCATCCAGGGCGCGCTGGAGCTGCGCACCAAGACCGTGGAGGACGTCCTGACGCCCCTCACGGACTGCTTCATGCTGGCCTCGGACGAGGTCCTGGACTTCAATACCATGTCCGACATCATGCAGAGCGGCTACACGCGCATCCCAGTCTACGAGAACGAGCGCTCCAACATCGTGGACATCCTGTTCGTCAAGGACCTGGCCTTCGTGGACCCGGACGACTGCACGCCGCTCAAGACCATCACGCAGTTCTACAGGCACCCGCTGCACTGCGTGTTCAACGACACCAAGCTGGACGCCATGCTGGAGGAGTTCAAGAAAG GTAAATCCCACCTGGCCATCGTGCAGCGGGTGAACAACGAGGGGGAGGGCGACCCGTTCTACGAGGTGTTGGGCATCATCACTCTGGAGGACGTTATCGAGGAGATCATCAAATCTGAGATCCTGGATGAGACGGACCTTTACA CTGATAATCGAACAAAACGGCGAGTTTCTCACCACGAGCGGAAGCAGCAAGACTTTTCCAtcttcaaactgtcagaaaatGAGATGAAGGTGAAGATTTCTCCTCAGCTCCTCCTGGCGACGCACCGGTTCCTCTCCACAG AGGTGGAGCCCTTCAAACCCGCCCACATCTCTGAGAAGATCCTGCTGCGGCTAATCAAACACCCCAGTGTGGTCCAGGAGCTGAAGTTTGACGAGAAGAACAAACGAGCGCCGCAGCACTTTTTGTTCCAACGCAACAAACCGGTGGACTACTTCACCCTGGTACTGCAG GGTCGGGTGGAGGTGGAGTTTGGAAAGGAGGCGTTGAAGTTTGAGAATGGAGCTTTCTCTTACTTTGGAGTTCCTGTTCTCATGCCTTCAG TGAACTGGTCCCCCTCCCGCAGCAGTGGTCTGGACCGCTCTGAGTCCATGCTGCATGGAGGAAGTATGGGTCAGCTGAACGGGGGGGTCAACGTCTACCTGCCAGACTACTCCGTCAGACAGCTGACACACCTGCAGATCATCAAG ATCACCCGAAGCCACTACCAGAACGCCCTGACAGCCACCAGGATGGACACCTCTCCACAAACGCCCGATGCAGACGCCCGCCTGGCCGAAGACGGCGCCCTGGAGCCTCCGGCCACAGACCGCGCCGCCACGCTCATGCCCCCCGGGCACGCCACCCTCATGCCCCCGCCTAGGGACCACTGCAGGCCCAGCTCAGCACGGACCAGAGGACAGCAGTCTAGCGTCCCACACAGCATGTCCTTCCTTAACGAGAAGAACCGCATTGTCC GAAGTAAATCTGACGGACAGAAGAGTCTGAGTGATTCAGTGTTTCTCAGGATGGATGAGATCCCCTACATCCGAGAGGACAGATGTGAGGCTGACCCACATGCAG ACATGGCCTCTGTTCCCATGGAGACGGACACGTCGCCTTTCATCAGCAGCCTGTCGCTGAGTAGCTCAGAGGACACACTGGGCAAGAAACTGCTGCTCAAACTCA GTCataagaagaggaaaaaatcccacgatggggaaaagACTCCAGAGGACATTTCAGAGCAGCCGCTGGTGAAAACCTAG
- the hoga1 gene encoding 4-hydroxy-2-oxoglutarate aldolase, mitochondrial — MCRASIQSFNLESIILIIPHKVLFSQMLVPYSHTPPDHHTPTAVSVTFWLNLDLLFCFCLLVWSGINRERFCPSVRSTMYCARACIGLTSRRSETFLRAWRLQSRAAGAGPDLSGIYPPIATPFTAKEDVDLEKLEENLQKYADIPFRGLVVQGSNGEYPYLTEAERVELVRTVRRSLPPGRLLMAGSGCESTRATVQLTQKMAAAGADAALVVTPSFYKGKMDGRALIHHFTKVADSSPVPVVLYSVPANTGLDLPLEAVVELSQHPNIRGLKDSGGDITRIGLIVHKTKMEDFQVLAGSAGFLMAAYCVGAVGGVCALANVLGRPLCELERLCRSGDWDEARVLQQRLIEPNAAVTRKLGVPALKQAMEWFGFHGGASRSPLQPLTEAETQQLRRDFSSYGWL; from the exons ATGTGCAGAGCGAGCATTCAATCATTTAATCTGGAATCGATAATATTGATAATCCCccataaagttttattttcccagATGCTGGTACCCTACAGCCACACAcccccagaccatcacactccCACCGCCGTGTCTGTGACGTTCTGGTTGAATCTGGACCTTCTGTTCTGCTTCTGCCTCCTGG TCTGGTCAGGGATCAACCGGGAGCGCTTCTGCCCGTCCGTCCGCTCCACCATGTACTGCGCGCGTGCCTGCATAGGCCTGACTTCCCGCCGCTCGGAGACGTTCCTGCGCGCGTGGAGACTCCAGAGCCGCGCGGCGGGCGCCGGACCGGACCTGAGCGGCATTTACCCGCCCATCGCCACGCCGTTCACCGCCAAGGAGGACGTGGACctggagaagctggaggagaaCCTGCAGAAGTACGCCGACATTCCGTTCAGAG GTCTGGTGGTGCAGGGCTCCAACGGCGAGTATCCGTACCTGACGGAGGCGGAGCGGGTGGAGCTGGTGAGGACGGTCCGGCGGTCCCTGCCGCCGGGTCGGCTGCTGATGGCCGGGTCGGGCTGCGAAT CCACCAGAGCCACCGTCCAGCTCACGCAAAAGATGGCGGCCGCCGGCGCAGACGCCGCCCTGGTGGTGACCCCCAGCTTCTACAAGGGCAAGATGGACGGCCGAGCTCTGATTCACCACTTCACCAAG GTGGCGGACAGCAGCCCGGTTCCGGTGGTTCTGTACAGCGTTCCGGCCAACACGGGTCTGGATCTGCCGCTGGAGGCCGTGGTGGAGCTTTCCCAGCACCCGAACATCCGAGGCCTCAAAGACAGCGGAGGAGAC atcaCTCGGATCGGCCTGATTGTTCACAAAACCAAGATGGAGGACTTCCAGGTCTTGGCGGGCTCGGCTGGCTTTCTGATGGCGGCCTACTGCGTCG GTGCGGTGGGCGGCGTGTGCGCGCTGGCTAACGTGCTGGGCCGCCCGCTTTGCGAGCTGGAGCGTCTGTGCAGGAGCGGCGACTGGGACGAGGCTCGAGTCCTGCAGCAGCGCCTCATCGAGCCCAACGCCGCC GTGACCAGAAAGTTGGGAGTTCCCGCCCTCAAGCAGGCCATGGAGTGGTTTGGTTTCCACGGGGGCGCCTCCAGATCTCCTCTTCAGCCGCTCACGGAGGCGGAGACTCAGCAGCTGAGGCGGGACTTCTCCTCCTACGGGTGGCTGTGA